In the genome of Arachis stenosperma cultivar V10309 chromosome 6, arast.V10309.gnm1.PFL2, whole genome shotgun sequence, the window cttttttacatGTCAAGTGACACGTGGCGTGCTAGGTGTCACTGACCTAGCACGTCAACCAATCATCTGGTGACACATGGCACTTAACGTGACACATAATCATCTAACTAACGGAAGGACCAATTTGACTTACATTTTATCTTTTAAGAATTAATATAACAAAGACAAATTTGAATAATGGGTGATCTTTTAAGTACGAATTTGACTATTAATCTATAAAAATAGCAACTATTAACATCGATATATGCTAATTAATTTTGACATTATCAACATTTGGGTTGCGCGTACACTATACTTTTAACTTTAACACACATGAACCATATAAAAAATAGTCTTTTAAGTTTTAAGATCCCTTTAGTAGAGACAATTAGAAGATTCTCAGTCAATAAAAggcaacaaaataaaataatgtcccgtccaaaacaacaaaattaagCAGTAGATTAGCCTATCAATCTGTTTATCATATGCCTGCAAATAAGGGAATATAATCATAATCATATAATATAGAAGAAATAGTAGACCATTATAGATACGATTAAGGTTTATCTCCGTGGTCGTCACTTTCCTCATGATCGCTGTAGCTTTTCTCATCTTTGCTGTCGCCTTCCTCATCGCCTTCGTCACTTTACTCGATGACGTTACTGctgtcgccgccttcgccaatGTCTCCGTTGACGGCTTCACTGTCGGTGTCAATGTCGACGATGTCTATGTCTGTGTCCTCGTCCTTGACGTCGCCCCTGCCGCGGTTGCTATTTTCCGAATTGTTAATGCCGTCAATGTCTAAGTCCATATCATCGTCCTTGATGTTGCCCCGATACTATCGCTGCAGCCGCTGTTGCCATCGCCGCCGCTATTGCCTCCATCACTACTGCTTCCTTCTTCGCTACCGCTGCTGTTAATATTGGCATTGGCATTGCCGTTGGGATAGTCGTTTTCGACAGGTCCATTGGGATGGCAGTTGGCGGCCGACAAGTGGAGATGGCCGTTGGCAACAGGGACGTTGGCATGTCTGATCATGTCAATGTAGAGTGAGAATGGGGGAGAAAGGAAAAATAAGAAGTGTGAATGAGCAGTGAGAGAAGAGTGGAGAGGGCTAATAGAAGAAGAGAGTGTGAGGGTTGAGGGAAAAAGAcaaaatgagagagagagaacgcCTCACACGTAGTAGTGGTAAAGTCGTAAGGATTGTGCCACAGGCCACAGCCCACAAGCCTTTCTCTTCCAACGAAGTGGGAATCATTTTTTGGGAATAAGTGGTAAGGTTGCTATAACAACATTTTGTAATTTACTTGTATAAAGGTAtatataatcataataataaatagGAACTATTAATATTGATATATGCTAATTAATTTTGACATTATCAACATTTGGACTGTGCATACACTATACTTTTAACTTTAACACATTTGAACCATACAACAAATAGTCTTTTACATTTTAAGTTCCCTTTAGTAGAGACAATTAGAAGATTCTCATTCAATAAAAggcaacaaaataaaataatgtctCATTTAAAACAACAGAATTAAGCAGTAGATTAGCATATCAATTGATTTATCATAAGCTTGCAAAGAGTGGACCATTATAGATACGATTAAGGTTTATTGCCGTGGTCGTCACTTTCCTTATGGTCGCTGTGGCATTCTTCATCTTGCCTGGCACCTTCCTCATCGCCTCTGTCACTTTCCTCATTGATGTGTTGTTGTTGCCGTCTCCAACAATATTTTCGTTTACGAATTCGCTGTCGGTGTCAATGCCGAAGATGTTTACGTCTGTGTCATCGTCCTCGACGTTACCCCCGCCGCGGTCGCTGTTGGCCGAATTGTAAATGCCGTCGATGTCTACGTCCATATCATCATCGTCGACGTCACCCCGTTGCGGTCGTTGTCATTGCTGCCTCCATCGCTGCTGCTGCTCCCTCCTTCGTTGTTGCCGTTGGGATAGCCATTTTCGACGGGCCCGTTGGGATGGCCGTTGGCAATAGAGAAGTTGGCGTGCCCGTTCATGTCGATGTAGAGTGAGAATGGGGGAGAAAGAAAATCCGAGAAGTGTGAACGAGTAGTGAGGGAGAGAGTAAGGAGTGGAAAGGGCTAGTCGAAGAAGAGAGTGTGAGGGTTGAAGGAGAAAGAcaaaatgagagagagagagagcacaCCTGACACATAGTCGTGGTAAGATCATAAAGGATTGTGTCATAGGCCACATTCCACAAGCCTCTTTTTTGTGACGAGTGGTAAGGTTGCTATAACAACATTTTGTTATTTGCTTGtatacatgtatatatataattataataacaaaTAGCAACTATTAATATCGATACATGCTAATTAATTTTGACATTGTCAACATTTGGGCTGCGTGTACACTATACTTTTAACTTTAACACACTTGAACCACATAAAAAAAGTCTTTTAAGTTTTAAGATCCATTTAGTACAAACAATTAGAAGATTCTCATTCAATAAaaggaaacaaaataaaataatgtctCATCCAAACAACAAAATTAATCCGTAGATTAGCCTATCAATTAGTTTATCATATGCCTGCAAATAACGGAATATAATCATAATCATATAATATAGAAGAAAGAGTGGACCATTATAGATACGATTAAGGTTTATCGCCGTGGTCGTCGCTTTCCTCATGGTCGCCGTGGCTTTCCTCATCTTGGTTGTTACATTCCTCATCGCCTCCGTCACTTTCCTCATTGATGTTGCTACTGTCACTGTCTCCAACAATGTCTCTGTTTACGGCTTCAATGTCGTTGTCAATGCCGATGATGTCTATGTCCGTATCATTGTCCTCGATATTGCCCCCGCTGCTTGCTGTTGTCCTAATCGTAAATGGCATCGATGTCTACGTCCGTGTCATCGTCCTCGACGTTGCTCCACTGCGGTAACTATCGCTGTTGCTAATATTGCCATTGGCATTGCTGTTGGGATAACCATTTTTGACGGCCAGTTGGGATAGCCGTTAGGCAAGTTGGTATGGCCGTTGGCGGCCGACAAGTAGGGATGACTGTTGGGATAGCCATTTTCGACAAGCCCGTTGAGATGTCCATTGGGCAAGTTGGGATGGCCGTTGGCAACAGAGAAGTTGGTGTGCCCGTTCATGTCGACGTAGGGTGAGTATGGGGGAGAAAGGAAAACTGAGAAGTGTGAACCAGAAGTGAAAGAGAGAGGAGTAGAGAGTGCTAGTCGAAGAAGAGAGTGTGAGAGTTGAGGGAGAAAGACAAAATGAGACAGAGAGCTCGCCTGACACATAGTCGTGGAAAGATCGTAAAGATCATGCTACAGGCCACAGCCCACAAGCCTCTCTATTCTAATGAAATGGGAATCATTTTTTGGTAACGAGTGGTAAGATTGCTATaacaactttttttatttacttgtGTACAggtatatataattataataacaaaTAGCAACTATTAATATCAATATATGCTAATTAAGTTTGACATTATGAATATTTGGGCAGCACAGACACGATACTTTTAACTTTAACACACTTGAACCATACAAAAAATGGTCTTTTAAGTTTTAAGATCCGTTTAGTAGAGACAATTAGAAGATTCTCATTCCATAAaagataacaaaataaaataatgtccCGTCCAAAATAACAGAATTAAGCAGTAGATTAGCCTATCAATCTGTTTATCATATGCCTGCAAATAACGAAATATAATCAAAATCATataatataaaagaaagaatggACCATTATAGATACGACTAAGATTTATCGACGTGGTCATCGCTTTCCTCATGATTGTCATAGCTTTTCTCATCTTGGTTGTCGCCTTCCTCAGCTCCTCTGTCACTTTCCTCATTGACTTGCTACTGTTGCCGTCTCTGCCAATGTCTCCGTTGATGGCTTCGCACTCGATGTCAATGTCGACGATGTCAACGTCTGTGTCATCGTTCTCGACATCGCCTTCACCACGGTTGCTTTTGTCCAAATCGTCAATGCAGACGATGTCTACGTCCGTGTAATCCTCCTCGATGTCGCCTTGCTGTGGTCGTTGCCCATGCAGCTGTCACCGTTGCTGCCGCCGTCGTCGTTGCTGCTGCTTTCTCCATCACCACTGCTGCTTTCTTCTTCACTGCTGCTGCTGCTAATATTGGCATTGGCATTACCGATGGGATAGCCATTTTTGACAGGCCCATTGGGACGGCTGTTGAGCAAGTTGAGATAGCTGTTTGCGGCCAGCAAATAGGGATGGCCGTTGCATAGCCATTTTCAACGGGACCGTTGGGATGGCCGTTGGCAACAGGAAAGTTGGCGTGCCCGTTCATTTCGATGTAGAGTGAGAAtgggaaaaaagaaaaactgaTAAGTGTGAACGAgcagtgagagagagagagagagtagtgGAAAGGGCTAGTCGAAAAAGAGAGTATGAGGGTGGAGGAAAAAAGACAAAATGAGAAAGAGAGCACGCCTAACACGTAGCAGTGGTAAGATCGTAAGGATCATGCTACAGGACACAGCCCACAAGCCTCTCTCTTCTAACGAAATGGGAATCATTTTTTGGTAACAAGTGGTAAGGTTGCTTAACATTTTGTTATTTACTTGTATACAggtatatataattataataacaaataaCAACTATTAATAACAATATATGCTAATTGATTTTGACATTATCAACATTTGGGCAGTGCGTACATGATACTTTTTACTTTAACACGATACTTTTTAAGTTTTAAGATCCATTTAGCAGAGACAATTAGAAGATTCTCATTCCATAAAaggtaacaaaataaaataatgtcccgtccaaaataacaaaattaagcAGTGGATTAGCCTATCAATATGTTTATCATGTGCAAGCAAATAACGAAATATAATcataatcatataatttaaaagaaagaaTGGACCATTATAGATACGATTAAGGTTTATCAACGTGGTCATCGCTTTCCTCATGATCGTCATAACTTTTCTCATCTTGGCTGTTGCCTTCCTCATCGCCTCCGTCACTTTTCTCGTTGACGTTGCTGCTTTTGCCGTCTCTGCCAATGTCTCCATTGATGGTTTCGCTGTTGGTGTCAATGTCGACGATGTCTACGTCAGTGCCATCATTTTCAATGTTTCCCCCTCTGCGGTCGCTGTTGTCCCAATTGTCAATATCTACGTACGTGTCATCGTCCTTAACGTCGCCCCGATGTGGTCTCTACTGCTACTGTTGCTGCTGTCGAGGCTGCTGTCGCCTCCGTCGCTGCCGCTACTGCTGCTAATATTGGCATTGGCATTGCCGTTGGGATAGCCGTTTTCAACGGGCCCGTTGCCATGGCTGTTGGGCAAGTTAGGATAGCCAGCCATTGGCGGCCGGCAAGTGGGAATAGTCGTTGGGATTGCCATTTTCAACAAGCCCGTTAGGATGGCTGTTAGGCAAGTTAGGATGGCCGTTGGCAACAGGAAAGTTGGTGTGCCTGTTAATATTGATGTAGAGTGATAATGGGGGAGAATGAAAAACTGAGAAGTGTGAACGAGcagtgagagagagaggagtGGAGAGGGCTAGTCAAAGAAGAAAGTGTGAGGGTTGAGGAAAAAAGACAAAATGAGAAAGAGAGCATGCCTGACACATAGTAGTGGTAAGGTCGTATGCATTGTGCCACAGGCCACAGTCCACAAGCCTCTCTCCTCCAACGAAGTGGGAATCATTTTTTGGTGACGAGTGGTATGGTTGCTATAacaatattttgttatttacttgTATACAGGTATATATCTTTTAAACTGGTAAACTAGGAAGAAGTCAAGCTGACATGGAATTTTCCTATAATTTAGActtttttgtaaatttatttttaacatgaaCAAATTTCATTTCTGTTATATATCTATGTATGTAATTATGTATCTATTTGTAGTGTAGGTCCTAGGTTTCAACCACTACCAATTGTATTTATAGGTTTTAGTAGGGTTGGTAATATTTTTAGGCTTTTATGTATAATCAATAGTAGTGGATATGACTTTTCATTATACTTGGCCCACACTTTATGTGTTTGTGCTTGTGTATACGGATAAAAAAGGTTAGAGGCCCTCATTTCAAGAAAGTATCATTAcaggtttttgaaaaagagaccaaatttggtttaaaaaaaaaacaaaataaaaacaatcCAATCTCTTATAATGGTGAAGTAATAAAAGTGAATATCTATACCAGAAGATAAAGTTGTATTGAGAAAGAGTGGGTAGGGTAAATATTAGGATTGAGAAGGGTTACATAGGTGCGTTCTTTGATGCAGAGATCTAAGGATTTAGAAGTTTAGGATAACATTTAGCTTatatttattatgtatataCAAAACATGTTGCTTAGGGCAAGAAATTGGCATAGCTATTGGATATGGAGATCGATGGCAACAGAGTGACAGTCGTCATCTTCTTACTTTCATTGTGGTAATCGATTTAAAGTAAGATTATGTTTTTCTTACTATTTAATTGTTTGTATCCATGTTTTTGTAATGAACCATAATACATGTTTTGTTATGTCTGGTTTCgattatttgtttctttctatCTTCTTCTTACTATTAAATTGTCTTTATCCATCTATGTGTGAACTATGGATAATACATGTTTTGCTGAAATCTTAAATTAGattatttatgtataattttacTGATCTTGTCCcattttagggtttatggtcattcattgaattgaattttgatggaTAGTGATGTTTCTGAATCTGGAACTGATGTCATAGTTTAGGTAGGAGATTGTGACGTGTGGTAtgcatttttactttttttccttcttgATGTCAGTTGGAATGTTGTTCATGTCATGTTAGTTGGTATATAATATTACAATATATTCTTCTTTTAAATAGATTACGACATTCTCTTCATTAGTTTTTTCCATCTTTTTGCTCTTTTTTCTTCCTATAGAGCTAAACTAAAAACTAGAGCTACTAATAAAAGGTAAGGTTGATAACTGGGATGAAGGTGGTGGTTGTTTTGATGTTTGAGAGAAGGGGTGGAATGGTTGATGTTATCATTCCTGGATATGAGAAAGATTTCAATTGGTAAGCAATGCTGATTTCCCTCCActatcaataatttttttaattcaaatgtTGAGTTGTTCTTTAGTTTTTGCCTATAAAAGGCTATTGCCTCTCTTTGATATCGTGCACATCATTTTCTACCCCCATCTCTTCTCTGTCTTTCTGCTCTCTTTTCTGTTGTTTGTTCTTTGTTGAGTTTATTCTGCCTTTTGTAAGTGTGATATTgtgagatttgatttttttgcaATGAGTCCTCCTTTTGATCCTATCAGTAAGATCATTCCTCCACGTGAGGCCTGGAGGATCAAAGTCAGGGTACTAAGGGGTTGGACTGTACCTAGCTTTGGTAATGCAGATGTTCCAAATTCAATGGAACTTATTCTGGTTAATGAAAATGTGAGCGATtgatcttttctttttatttgttgtGTTCATATACTCAGTTtcttcttattaattttttcaatttttttgttgtGCTTTTGTTTTCGTTCTTAATGAGTTGtatgtttttgttcttttggTTGTTCATAGTCTACCAAAATCCAGGCCACTATAAGAAAGCAACTAATACACAAGTTTAAAGATCATCTTCTTGAAGGTAGTTGTTATAAGATGAgttattttgttgttgtttcAAACCAAGGCTCTTATAGAGCTACAAAGCATGAGttcaaacttatttttttgttttgtacaACAGTGACAACAATTCCTAATGATATAATACCCAAgtcttatttttctatatatCCCTTTGAAGACATATTGCAAATGAGTCAGGATTATGACTATTTAGTTGGTGAGTCTTGGCCTCGTGTCTTTCAGTTTCTTCTTcagtttcttttcttctgaaAATTCTTACATCTTTTTTACTCCTATTAACATATCTATGTATATGTAATTGGTCTTTTGACATTGCTTAGGGAAGAGAAAAACTATGACAGGGATGGTAAAATGGTTAAGATGGTTGTTGTCGAACTTTCTTCGCAAAAGTTTGTTTCTCTCATCCTTTGTTTCTGTTTCTAGATTTATTGGATTCCATTCTGAAAAAAGCTTCTACTgagttttcctttttttatggTAAGATGATGCTGCAATGCGCATTATTTGGAGAGTACATGGACCAATTAAATGATTTTCTTGCTTCTGGTTATGTTGAGCAACCGGTTGTCATTGTTCAACTTGCTAAGATTAAACTTTTTCGAGGTGTTgtaactaaatatttttttattatatgtaCGGTTATGTTATCCTGATCTTTAGATCTGTTGACATTCTTTTATTACCCATATGTCAACCTGGTCTCCAGAATGTTATGAAAGCAACAAAAATTTACTTTAATACTGATTTGTCAGAAgttattgattttcgaaaaagatttgtgttatCCCTCCCAAATTATCTCTATGTTGCAgtcctttctttgttttttttattctgttGATGTGAAACTGAATAGTGTTTGTTAAATCTTAGCATGATAGAACAAGGGATTAATGGCACTCAACCTTTATTCATTGCGAATGAGGGAAAGTTCATTTCATTGGAGGATGACTTCATGCGCTTAACTAGGCCATCCACAAAAGATCAATTACATGATAACAAAGAGGTTTATAAATTTGTACTTTTTTTCATTCTGCCCTCTTATGTTTATACATAATTCGTATGTTTGAATACACTTGAAGGTggttttaactaattttttccTCGATTAGATTTTTTTTCCTTCACGTGGTGTTCTGTTGTGCATGGTATGCAGGATgagagtttttttttattatgagtaCTATCACTGATATTCTTGAAGAGGGTTGTTGGTGGTATTCCACTTGTGTGTGTGGAAAGGCAATTTATCCTGAGTCTAGGGTCTATTTCTGTGATGTTTGCATGTATCATGTGACAAATGTTATTCCAAAGTTTCTATCTTCATGATTTGTAGCTTTTCAAATAATTACTTCTTGCTCTTTTTGTTTACTTAAATTCTAACAAggtcttttattatttttttctattttatcgTGATGTCGTTATAGGTTCAGACTTAAAGGTCTTTAGTGATGAAGTTGGCTCATTGCTCAACTCAGGTGTTGAAGAAACTCAGGTCACACAGTCTGAATTTTCCATTGAATCAAATCTcttattcaatttattatttcattccattttctctttttattcattggttttgtgttattttctatttttttttatctgtCTAGGACTTCTTATCTCATCTTCTGGATAATTCGGACAACATTGATGTTTCTTCTATTTGCAATGATTGTGTGCATTCCAAAGTAAAGAGAAATCTTGAATCAGATTTTCAGAAAGCCTTGGAGAAAACTATTGGTCCTTCATCAAAGATGATCAAGGTTGAAGATAATTAGGATGGACaattatttaactaaagttAGCAGCTTTATTAGGGTTATATGACTTAAATTCTGAATTAGATTTCATATTTCTCATGTTGACTTATATTTGAAGtgtctttttttttaagatatgtCAAACTGTTAGGAGAGTCACAACTTATTCCTTCATGTTTTGGTTTGTCTGTTGTAAGTAATGTTATGCTTTTTTGAACAGGAAGGGTTTGTGTTAATTTCAAATGTACTCTGTTAAAGATTGGACATTTTGTCATGTATTTAGAAGGACCTAGGTTATAGACAGAGTGTTGAATTATAATGTCACTTTTGTGAATGTAAGCAAGCAAGTGTAatgaatttaataatattaatggAAGAAAATAGCTTCATTAGTcttaattcttatttttttcgtATGTTGTCTTTTATTCATTTGTGTTGTTCATGATTAATTGTTTTTATGCTCCATAATTGCCTTTGAACATGTGTTTTAATTCAACATATCATATAGTTACAGTAGATTCCAATGTAATAGTCTCATTTGATTGTATTGTAATTGATCGAATATTTGATTTATATTGCAAGTTTGCTACTATCCTTTTGTATTTGTGCTTATATGCTATCTTTTGTTTCTATCGATTTATATCTCAACTTTTTTGTGTTATGTATATAAGTATACAGAGCAATATCCATGCGATGGTTAGTCATTACTTCTACTTGTGCTTATAAAAAATCCAAGCGTATGTGTGATTCAACAGTCTTCTCGATAAAGTGATGCGTCATTTTGTCTTTTTGTAGACTACtgtcttttatttcctttaaaATCATGTCTTCCAATCCTGAGGCTTCGAGGTTGAAAAGAACTAATATTTGGAAAAGGAAGAAAGCATTGAAATATGAGAATATAAGAGGTGTGTTGCCCTTCTTTTTACTGGGTTAGAGTCGGTCATAGTTATTAATATAAGTTTATTGGTTTTACTTTCATTTCCTATTTATTTCTTCTATCCATGGTTTGTTCGTTCTTAGTTGTTAAAAGAAAACTTGGAGATAAAACCATTGGAATTAATTATGGTAAATGTTTATACATTCATTTCATTGAATGAGTTACTTTTAGTGGAATATATGTTGTTTGTAATGCTCATGTTTATTGGTTAACTTTATAGTTAATTCAATATAGATAAGTTATTTAAAATATGCATGCAACATCAATCTGATCCGACCTCAATGTTAAAATGAAAATATGTTTTCAATTGTATTTTGttctttttggattttatctTGGTTTCATGAATTTAGAGTAAAATTATCCAAGAATGAATTAATATGTATTTTCGTTATCTCTCATGTAGTAAAGACTATTATAATTGTATTAAGATGTTGGTGAACTTTGtatgaaatattttattttgattaatatgTGTTTTAGTtgattatatattaaatgcgttattatataaatatcttTAGAAATTGATTGTGTTAATgccaaaattttaaattaaactgTTGAatgtgtttaaaattttaatgttattatatctgtaaattaaatatttctattacattaagttaaatatttttatatgtttaatATACATAACCGTTTAAagttatacatatataattatatttaatagaaaaaattatatttaagatCGTGCGAATATGTGGTATCCTACTAGTAATTATACTAACAATTGGCAACTATTAATATCGATATATACTAACTAATTTTGACATTATCAACATTTGGGCTGCGCGTAGACTATACTTTTAACTTTAACACACTAGAACCATACAAAAAATAGTCTTTTAAGTTTTAAGATCCCTTTAGTAGAGACAATTAGAAGATTCTCATTCAATAAATG includes:
- the LOC130934735 gene encoding uncharacterized protein LOC130934735, which encodes MAIPTTIPTCRPPMAGYPNLPNSHGNGPVENGYPNGNANANISSSSGSDGGDSSLDSSNNIDNWDNSDRRGGNIENDGTDVDIVDIDTNSETINGDIGRDGKSSNVNEKSDGGDEEGNSQDEKSYDDHEESDDHVDKP